One genomic region from Actinomycetota bacterium encodes:
- a CDS encoding 50S ribosomal protein L27, with protein MSKTKGGGSTRNGRDSTSKRLGVKVFDGGQVQAGAIIVRQRGTRFHPGDNVGRGGDDTLFALTDGSVKFGSRKGRKLVDVIPS; from the coding sequence ATGTCCAAGACCAAGGGCGGCGGCTCCACCCGCAACGGCCGTGACTCCACGTCGAAGCGTCTGGGCGTGAAGGTGTTCGACGGCGGCCAGGTGCAGGCCGGCGCGATCATCGTCCGCCAGCGGGGCACGCGGTTCCACCCGGGCGACAACGTGGGACGAGGCGGCGACGACACGCTGTTCGCGCTCACCGACGGTTCGGTGAAGTTCGGCTCGCGCAAAGGCCGCAAGCTCGTCGACGTGATCCCTTCGTAG
- the obgE gene encoding GTPase ObgE: protein MSGFVDEAAVNVRGGDGGAGAVSFRREAHVPRGGPDGGDGGKGGDVWLCADRNVASLYMFRDHPHRRATNATHGGGGKRHGTNGPDLVVHVPEGTVVRDTDGGVLADLVSQGDRWLAARGGRGGRGNASFLSNRRKAPSFAEQGEHGEGRWLRLELKLMADVALVGFPNAGKSTLISRISAAKPKVADYPFTTLEPHLGVVRYDEHDFVVADIPGLIEGASEGRGLGHQFLRHIERARVLLVLLDLAPADARPPAEQCDVLLRELGRYRPELLERPRMVVGTKADVAQLEYAHLRVSAVTGAGVNELLGRLAELVAQARAAQPASEAFIVHRPEQEGVRVERSDDGAFVVLGRPAERAVAVTDLTNADALAYVHDRLRRIGVDRALARAGAQEGDLVRIGAMSFEYEP, encoded by the coding sequence GTGTCCGGGTTCGTCGACGAAGCCGCAGTCAATGTGCGTGGGGGCGACGGCGGGGCCGGCGCGGTGTCGTTCCGCAGAGAGGCCCATGTGCCGCGAGGCGGTCCCGACGGAGGCGACGGAGGCAAGGGGGGCGACGTGTGGCTGTGCGCCGACCGCAACGTCGCGTCGCTCTACATGTTCCGCGACCATCCGCACCGCCGCGCGACCAACGCCACCCATGGCGGGGGCGGGAAGCGTCACGGCACGAACGGGCCCGACCTGGTCGTCCACGTGCCGGAGGGCACGGTCGTGCGCGACACCGACGGCGGGGTGCTCGCCGACCTGGTGAGCCAGGGCGACCGCTGGTTGGCCGCACGCGGTGGCCGGGGAGGGCGCGGCAACGCCAGCTTCCTCAGCAACCGGCGCAAGGCGCCGTCGTTCGCGGAGCAGGGCGAGCACGGCGAAGGGCGCTGGTTGCGGCTCGAGCTCAAGCTCATGGCCGACGTCGCGCTCGTCGGCTTCCCCAACGCGGGGAAGAGCACGTTGATCTCGCGGATCTCCGCCGCCAAGCCGAAGGTGGCCGACTACCCGTTCACCACGCTCGAGCCCCACCTCGGCGTGGTGCGCTACGACGAACACGACTTCGTGGTGGCCGACATCCCCGGCCTCATCGAGGGCGCGAGCGAGGGCCGGGGCCTGGGCCACCAGTTCCTGCGCCACATCGAGCGGGCGCGCGTGCTACTGGTTCTGCTCGACCTGGCGCCGGCCGACGCCCGGCCGCCCGCGGAGCAGTGCGACGTGTTGCTTCGGGAGCTGGGTCGTTACCGCCCCGAGCTCCTCGAGCGGCCGCGGATGGTCGTCGGCACGAAGGCCGACGTGGCCCAGCTCGAGTACGCGCACCTGCGCGTCTCCGCCGTCACGGGTGCGGGCGTGAACGAGCTGCTCGGCCGGCTGGCCGAGCTGGTCGCACAGGCTCGCGCCGCGCAGCCCGCTTCAGAGGCGTTCATCGTCCACCGGCCCGAGCAGGAGGGCGTGCGCGTCGAGCGCAGCGACGACGGGGCGTTCGTCGTCCTGGGCCGGCCGGCGGAGCGCGCCGTCGCCGTCACCGACCTCACCAATGCCGACGCGCTGGCATACGTGCACGACCGGCTGCGCCGCATCGGTGTCGACCGCGCGCTCGCCCGGGCCGGTGCCCAGGAGGGCGACCTCGTCCGCATCGGCGCCATGTCGTTCGAGTACGAGCCGTGA
- the msrA gene encoding peptide-methionine (S)-S-oxide reductase MsrA, which yields MFGRHQTRMPTAEDALPGRSQPMPVTETHLVLGTPLTPPFPDGMETAVFGMGCFWGAERKFWQADGVYTTAVGYAGGITPNPTYEEVCSGRTGHTEAVLVVYDSDRISYDDLLRIFWENHDPTQGMRQGNDTGTQYRSAIYTASDAQAEAAEASRRAYQTVLQGAGYGEITTEIAPAPAFYYAEDYHQQYLARNPNGYCGLGGTGLSCPVGLQTGD from the coding sequence ATGTTCGGTCGCCACCAGACCCGCATGCCGACGGCGGAGGACGCTCTGCCGGGGCGGTCGCAACCGATGCCCGTCACCGAGACCCACCTGGTGCTGGGCACCCCGCTGACGCCGCCGTTCCCCGACGGCATGGAGACCGCCGTGTTCGGCATGGGCTGCTTCTGGGGGGCGGAGCGCAAGTTCTGGCAGGCGGACGGCGTGTACACCACCGCGGTGGGCTATGCGGGGGGGATCACGCCCAATCCCACCTACGAGGAGGTGTGCTCGGGGCGCACCGGCCACACCGAGGCCGTCCTGGTCGTCTACGACTCGGACCGCATCTCCTACGACGACCTGCTACGGATCTTCTGGGAGAACCACGACCCGACCCAGGGGATGCGACAGGGGAACGACACGGGCACGCAGTACCGCTCCGCCATCTACACCGCCTCCGACGCCCAGGCGGAGGCGGCCGAGGCCTCCCGCCGCGCCTACCAGACCGTCCTCCAAGGAGCCGGGTACGGCGAGATCACCACCGAGATCGCACCCGCGCCCGCCTTTTACTACGCCGAGGACTACCACCAGCAGTACCTGGCCAGGAACCCGAACGGGTACTGCGGCCTGGGCGGCACCGGCCTGAGCTGCCCGGTCGGCCTCCAGACCGGGGACTGA
- a CDS encoding TIGR03960 family B12-binding radical SAM protein, which yields MTSLWPRIEPLLAKVQKPARYIGCEDGSQAPVHGPHQAAWLLVYPDAYEVGLPNQGLQILYEILNERADAVAERSYAPWGDMEALMRQRGVPLFSVDTHQPAGGFDIIAFNLSAELVYTNVLNCIDLAGVPVRGADRGPLDPLVGAGGHCAYNPEPLADFVDFFVIGDGEEAVGEITEVVRDWKTGGCTAGSRERVLRALSRIPGVYVPSMYEVAYDGDRLAGVTPKFVDVPERVEKRTVVDLNAWPYPKQQLVPLTEVVHDRLNVEIFRGCTRGCRFCQAGMITRPVRERSAEQVRTMVRDGLRRTGYDEVTLTSLSSADFSGIDRVVADIINEPANCNQVSLSLPSLRVDAFTVGLATEIQKVRRTGLTFAPEGGTWRIRQVLNKLIREEDLYEAVDAAFSQGWRRMKLYFLIGVPTEMDEDTLGIAELARNCVEVGRRHNHSASVTASVGGFVPKPHTPFQWFGQNTVDNLRRKVNLLRDDLRRDRGVQLRWHDPAATLVEGIASRGDRRLGPVLEDVWRAGGVFQEWSEHFDLSLWEAAMARHGLSIDWYVHRHRTDDEVLPWDHISAGLHRDFLWQDWQDALRGAGVPDCRWTPCYDCGVCTGYGIEHLVASPTPPAGGSQGTGQDLSRAHEVPVTLTRSPRAASLAGARP from the coding sequence ATGACGTCGCTTTGGCCGCGGATAGAACCGCTCCTGGCCAAGGTGCAGAAGCCCGCCCGCTACATCGGGTGCGAAGACGGGTCCCAAGCGCCGGTGCACGGTCCGCACCAGGCAGCCTGGCTTCTCGTCTACCCGGACGCCTACGAGGTGGGACTGCCCAACCAGGGGCTCCAGATCCTCTACGAGATACTCAATGAGCGGGCGGACGCAGTCGCCGAGCGCTCCTACGCCCCCTGGGGCGACATGGAAGCGCTCATGCGGCAGCGGGGCGTGCCCCTGTTCTCGGTCGACACCCACCAGCCCGCCGGCGGGTTCGACATCATCGCCTTCAACCTCTCGGCGGAGCTCGTCTACACCAACGTCCTCAACTGCATCGACCTGGCCGGGGTGCCGGTGCGAGGCGCCGATCGCGGACCGCTCGACCCCCTCGTCGGGGCGGGCGGCCACTGCGCCTACAACCCCGAGCCACTGGCCGATTTCGTCGACTTCTTCGTCATCGGCGACGGTGAGGAGGCGGTCGGCGAGATCACCGAGGTCGTCCGCGACTGGAAGACGGGCGGATGCACCGCCGGGTCGCGCGAAAGGGTGCTGCGTGCCCTCAGCCGGATCCCGGGGGTCTACGTCCCGTCGATGTACGAGGTCGCCTACGACGGCGACCGTCTGGCGGGTGTCACCCCCAAGTTCGTCGACGTCCCGGAGCGGGTCGAGAAGCGGACGGTCGTCGACCTGAACGCATGGCCGTACCCCAAGCAGCAGCTGGTACCGCTCACCGAAGTGGTGCACGACCGACTCAACGTCGAGATCTTCCGCGGGTGCACGCGCGGCTGCCGGTTCTGCCAGGCGGGCATGATCACGCGTCCGGTGCGGGAGCGCTCGGCGGAACAGGTCCGCACGATGGTGCGCGACGGCCTGCGGCGCACCGGCTACGACGAGGTCACCCTCACCTCGTTGTCGAGTGCCGACTTCAGCGGGATCGACCGCGTCGTCGCCGACATCATCAACGAGCCGGCCAACTGCAACCAGGTGTCGTTGTCGCTGCCCAGCCTGCGGGTCGACGCGTTCACCGTGGGCCTGGCCACCGAGATCCAGAAGGTGCGGCGCACGGGCCTCACGTTCGCCCCCGAGGGCGGCACGTGGCGCATCCGTCAGGTGCTCAACAAGCTGATCCGCGAGGAGGACCTCTACGAAGCCGTCGACGCCGCCTTCTCGCAGGGCTGGCGGCGCATGAAGCTCTACTTCCTGATCGGCGTGCCCACGGAGATGGACGAGGACACGCTCGGAATCGCGGAGCTGGCGCGCAACTGCGTCGAGGTCGGACGGCGGCACAACCACTCGGCGTCGGTCACCGCGTCGGTGGGGGGCTTCGTGCCAAAGCCTCACACTCCCTTCCAGTGGTTCGGGCAGAACACGGTCGACAACCTGCGGCGCAAGGTCAACCTCCTGCGCGACGACCTGCGCCGTGATCGGGGGGTGCAGCTGCGGTGGCACGATCCCGCGGCCACGCTCGTCGAAGGCATCGCCAGCCGAGGCGACCGCCGGCTGGGGCCGGTCCTCGAGGACGTCTGGCGGGCCGGCGGGGTCTTCCAGGAATGGTCGGAGCACTTCGACCTCTCCCTCTGGGAGGCCGCCATGGCACGCCACGGCCTCTCGATCGACTGGTACGTGCACCGGCACCGCACCGACGACGAGGTGCTGCCCTGGGACCACATCTCCGCCGGGCTCCACCGCGACTTCCTCTGGCAGGACTGGCAGGACGCGCTGCGCGGAGCCGGTGTCCCGGACTGCCGGTGGACGCCCTGCTACGACTGCGGAGTGTGCACCGGCTATGGCATCGAGCACCTGGTGGCCTCGCCCACCCCGCCCGCGGGCGGCAGCCAGGGCACGGGCCAGGACCTGAGCCGGGCGCACGAGGTGCCCGTCACCCTCACCCGGTCGCCGCGGGCCGCGAGCCTGGCGGGAGCGCGGCCATGA
- the proB gene encoding glutamate 5-kinase yields the protein MIVVAKVGSSSVTDAQGEISHAAVDKFCAEVAVLRGQDHRVVIVTSGAIAAGLPALGLSGARPTDVNTLQAVSAVGQSRLMRVYDDILARHGLVGGQVLLAPLDFVHRSQYLHARGTLRRLLDLGVVPVVNENDAVADDEIRFGDNDRLAALVAHLVSADLLVLLTDTPGVLTADPRFDDDASLIEEIVEIDHELERIAGTSGSVRGSGGMASKLAAAKIAAWSGVRAVIAAADRPGVLAGAVEGEPGVGTVVRPRDTRLSARKLWIAFAVAASGTVVVDEGARRALTERRTSLLPAGVIDVQGDFGADAAVEVADTSGRVFAKGLVRYGARSLKEVAGRRTADLAEGLPHEVVHRDDLVMLP from the coding sequence GTGATCGTCGTCGCCAAGGTGGGGTCCTCGTCGGTGACCGACGCGCAGGGCGAGATCTCCCATGCCGCGGTCGACAAGTTCTGCGCCGAGGTCGCGGTTCTGCGCGGCCAGGACCACCGCGTGGTCATCGTCACGTCGGGCGCCATCGCCGCCGGCCTGCCCGCGCTCGGGCTCAGCGGCGCCCGTCCCACGGACGTGAACACCCTGCAGGCCGTGTCGGCGGTGGGGCAGAGCCGCCTGATGCGCGTCTACGACGACATCCTCGCCCGCCACGGGCTCGTCGGCGGCCAGGTGCTCCTCGCCCCGCTCGACTTCGTGCACCGCTCGCAGTACCTGCACGCGCGGGGTACGTTGCGCCGGTTGCTCGACCTCGGCGTGGTGCCGGTGGTCAACGAGAACGACGCGGTCGCCGACGACGAGATCCGCTTCGGCGACAACGACCGACTGGCCGCCCTCGTCGCCCACCTGGTGTCGGCCGACCTGCTCGTGCTGTTGACCGACACGCCCGGCGTGCTCACCGCGGACCCGCGCTTCGACGATGACGCGTCGCTCATCGAGGAGATCGTCGAGATCGACCACGAGCTCGAGCGCATCGCGGGCACCTCGGGCTCCGTCCGCGGGAGCGGTGGCATGGCGTCGAAGCTGGCGGCCGCGAAGATCGCGGCCTGGTCGGGAGTGCGCGCGGTCATCGCGGCTGCCGATCGCCCGGGCGTCCTGGCCGGTGCGGTGGAAGGCGAGCCCGGCGTCGGGACGGTCGTGCGCCCCCGCGACACCCGCTTGTCGGCGCGCAAGCTGTGGATCGCGTTCGCGGTGGCCGCGTCGGGCACGGTCGTGGTCGACGAGGGCGCCCGCCGCGCGCTGACCGAACGGCGAACGTCGTTGCTGCCCGCCGGCGTGATCGACGTGCAGGGGGACTTCGGGGCCGACGCGGCCGTCGAGGTGGCCGATACGAGCGGGAGGGTGTTCGCCAAGGGCCTCGTGCGTTACGGAGCCCGGAGCCTCAAGGAGGTGGCCGGGCGTCGAACCGCGGACCTGGCGGAGGGGTTGCCGCACGAGGTCGTGCACCGCGACGACCTCGTGATGCTCCCCTGA
- the rplU gene encoding 50S ribosomal protein L21: MYAAIRTGGKQERVEEGHVVQVELLGKDAGEEVTFQPVLLVDGDNVITAADALAGSTVTARVIGEVKGPKMTGFTYKNKTNNRRRWGHRQRYASIEITGIAAPKKSVTLSDEPGDG, encoded by the coding sequence ATGTACGCAGCGATCCGCACCGGCGGGAAGCAGGAGCGCGTCGAGGAGGGCCACGTCGTCCAGGTCGAGCTGCTCGGCAAGGACGCGGGCGAGGAGGTCACCTTCCAGCCCGTCCTGCTCGTCGACGGCGACAACGTGATCACCGCGGCCGACGCCCTGGCGGGCTCCACGGTCACCGCGCGCGTGATCGGCGAGGTCAAGGGCCCCAAGATGACCGGCTTCACCTACAAGAACAAGACCAACAACCGCCGTCGGTGGGGCCATCGCCAGCGCTACGCGAGCATCGAGATCACCGGCATCGCGGCCCCGAAGAAGAGCGTCACGCTCTCCGACGAACCAGGGGACGGTTAG
- a CDS encoding VWA domain-containing protein, producing the protein MAGRGPGPRPRCAGVGAPAGRQRPPVVGPARGAARLAGGDPVTRRRPATRLTVRVALVATLLAGLAAACGGNGKGRASGGLDDVPKGCEAVDMAVSPEKVTLLTDLARSFNDSDAAKKGGCSVVRVQKVSSGVGMQLLANGWPDAQANGPRPVVWSPASSAWGAILNQKRRDKNQSDLAPPSKAFMRTPLVIAMPRPMAQALGWPDTPIGYADILSLAQNPNGWGAKGHPEWGPFKLGKTNPNFSTSALSATIAQYYAATQKTSGLSLEDLGQPQVDAFARGVESSVVHYGDITLTFLNNLYRSDRRGASLTYVSAVAVEEKSVIDYNSGNPDGILDPGEVPRKPRVPLVAVYPKEGTLFSDNPFIVLDAPWVSARQKQAARAFEAFVKQPENQRRVLKFGFRPGNPQVRVGAPIDRANGVDANQPQNVLDVPEPPVLVRILDLWAQQRKAARVQLVIDVSGSMGEPAGGGGETKLDLAKRAATSALNDFKDDDQVGLRVFTTGIRTTEPSDYLDLVPIGRIGDNRGQIDAAIQSLEPQHGTPLYTVAQASYDALRQSFDPTRINAVVLLTDGKNEDDRNPDVNNLLTRLRNSNEGESTRPVRIFTIGYGKDADLGVLRRIAEATNAAAYDASDPTSINQVFTAVISNF; encoded by the coding sequence ATGGCGGGTCGAGGGCCAGGACCTCGCCCGCGGTGTGCAGGCGTCGGTGCCCCTGCCGGCCGGCAGCGGCCTCCCGTCGTCGGGCCTGCTCGCGGCGCTGCGCGCCTCGCTGGCGGAGATCCGGTGACGCGGCGCCGTCCGGCCACGCGACTCACGGTGCGCGTCGCACTCGTGGCCACGCTGCTGGCGGGGCTGGCCGCCGCGTGCGGGGGCAACGGCAAGGGCCGTGCGAGTGGAGGGCTCGACGACGTCCCGAAGGGTTGCGAGGCCGTCGACATGGCGGTGTCGCCCGAGAAGGTCACCCTGCTCACCGACCTCGCCCGCAGCTTCAACGACTCGGACGCGGCGAAGAAGGGGGGCTGCTCGGTCGTGCGCGTGCAGAAGGTGTCCTCCGGCGTGGGGATGCAGCTGCTCGCAAACGGCTGGCCCGACGCGCAGGCCAACGGACCGCGGCCGGTGGTGTGGTCGCCCGCGTCGAGCGCATGGGGAGCAATCCTCAATCAGAAGCGGCGCGACAAGAACCAGTCCGACCTCGCACCTCCCTCCAAGGCGTTCATGCGCACGCCCCTCGTGATCGCCATGCCGCGGCCGATGGCGCAGGCGCTGGGCTGGCCCGACACCCCGATCGGCTACGCCGACATCCTCTCCCTCGCGCAGAACCCCAACGGCTGGGGAGCCAAGGGCCATCCCGAATGGGGTCCATTCAAGCTCGGCAAGACCAACCCCAACTTCTCGACGAGCGCGCTGTCCGCGACGATCGCCCAGTACTACGCGGCAACGCAGAAGACGAGCGGCCTGTCGCTCGAGGACCTCGGTCAGCCGCAGGTCGACGCGTTCGCACGCGGTGTCGAGTCGTCCGTCGTGCACTACGGCGACATCACCCTCACGTTCCTCAACAACCTGTACCGCAGCGACCGGCGGGGCGCGTCGCTCACCTACGTGTCGGCAGTGGCCGTCGAGGAGAAGTCGGTCATCGACTACAACAGCGGCAATCCCGACGGGATCCTCGACCCCGGCGAGGTGCCGCGCAAGCCGCGCGTCCCGCTCGTCGCGGTCTACCCCAAGGAGGGGACGCTCTTCTCCGACAACCCGTTCATCGTCCTCGACGCGCCGTGGGTCTCCGCCCGGCAGAAGCAGGCGGCCCGCGCCTTCGAGGCGTTCGTGAAGCAGCCCGAGAACCAGCGTCGGGTCCTGAAGTTCGGGTTCCGACCCGGCAACCCGCAGGTGCGGGTCGGCGCGCCGATCGACCGGGCGAACGGTGTCGACGCCAACCAGCCTCAGAACGTGCTCGACGTGCCGGAGCCGCCGGTGCTCGTGCGGATCCTCGATCTCTGGGCGCAGCAGCGTAAGGCGGCGCGCGTGCAGCTCGTCATCGATGTGTCGGGGTCGATGGGCGAGCCCGCGGGCGGCGGGGGTGAGACGAAGCTCGACCTGGCCAAGCGGGCGGCGACGTCGGCGCTGAACGACTTCAAGGACGACGACCAGGTGGGCTTGCGCGTCTTCACAACCGGGATCCGCACGACCGAGCCGAGCGACTATCTCGACCTGGTGCCGATCGGGCGGATCGGCGACAACCGGGGCCAGATCGACGCGGCCATCCAGAGCCTCGAGCCCCAGCACGGCACACCGCTCTACACCGTCGCCCAGGCGTCGTACGACGCGCTCCGGCAGAGCTTCGACCCCACCCGCATCAACGCGGTGGTTCTCCTCACCGACGGCAAGAACGAGGACGACCGCAACCCCGACGTGAACAACCTGCTCACCCGCCTGCGCAACAGCAACGAGGGGGAGTCAACGCGTCCGGTACGCATCTTCACCATCGGCTACGGCAAGGACGCCGACCTGGGTGTGCTCCGGCGCATCGCCGAGGCCACCAACGCGGCGGCGTACGACGCGAGCGACCCGACGAGCATCAACCAGGTCTTCACGGCCGTGATCTCGAACTTCTGA
- a CDS encoding PIG-L family deacetylase — protein MADPMRDFARPVTEELRRLVIVSPHFDDAVLGCGQLLSAHPGATVVTVLGGRPESYPEEVTHWDASGGFGSGDDVVAARREEDRNALAVLDATSVWLEFSDHQYVPPETRYHADDIAPALEAALVQLDPTAVFFPFGLGNPDHVLTHRATRVSVERHPDWAWFCYEDAGYKHIPGMLAWRVSSLFRHKLWPTPAVVAVDPSRERKLRALACYVSQLPPLFQDWGLTDQLEAPVPEQYWRLQPPPPGWEAIVDR, from the coding sequence ATGGCAGACCCCATGCGCGACTTCGCGCGACCGGTCACCGAGGAGCTGCGCCGCCTGGTCATCGTCTCGCCGCATTTCGACGACGCAGTGCTCGGTTGCGGCCAGCTGCTCTCGGCTCACCCGGGGGCGACGGTGGTCACCGTGCTCGGCGGACGCCCGGAGTCGTATCCCGAGGAGGTCACGCACTGGGATGCCAGCGGTGGCTTCGGGAGCGGCGACGACGTCGTGGCGGCGCGTCGGGAGGAGGACCGCAACGCGCTGGCGGTGCTCGACGCCACCTCGGTGTGGCTCGAGTTCTCCGACCACCAGTACGTGCCGCCCGAGACCCGGTACCACGCGGACGACATCGCGCCCGCCCTCGAGGCCGCGCTGGTCCAGCTCGATCCGACCGCGGTGTTCTTTCCGTTCGGCCTGGGCAACCCCGACCACGTTCTCACCCACCGCGCCACGCGGGTGTCCGTCGAACGCCATCCCGACTGGGCGTGGTTCTGCTACGAGGACGCCGGCTACAAGCACATTCCCGGGATGCTGGCGTGGCGCGTGTCGTCTTTGTTCCGGCACAAGCTGTGGCCGACACCTGCGGTCGTCGCCGTCGACCCGAGCCGCGAGCGCAAGCTGCGCGCGCTCGCGTGCTACGTGAGCCAGCTGCCGCCGCTCTTCCAGGACTGGGGCCTCACCGACCAGCTCGAGGCGCCGGTGCCCGAGCAGTACTGGCGTCTCCAGCCGCCACCGCCGGGCTGGGAGGCGATCGTCGACCGTTAG
- a CDS encoding DUF2344 domain-containing protein, whose amino-acid sequence MRVRLRYTKAGKVRWTSHRDLARMFERAFRRTQLPIAYSGGFAPRPKVSFGLALPTGAESEAEYLDLELVEGTTGDLNDVDLTTLPARLSEALPVGVEVCAAAVIEDGAPSLQEAVSSCVWRVEVSGTGHDELCEKVADVIAAPTLVVTRTRKGNLVTDDIRPGILSLRVVDGVEIECELATQPRAVRPGELVRAIDPGLEEAWVRRTNQWIGRDGARGVPLDATDAQHVRLAGARAR is encoded by the coding sequence ATGAGGGTGCGGCTGCGCTACACCAAGGCGGGCAAGGTGAGGTGGACCAGCCACCGCGACCTGGCCCGGATGTTCGAGCGCGCCTTCCGGCGGACGCAGCTGCCGATCGCGTACAGCGGCGGCTTCGCCCCCCGACCCAAGGTCAGCTTCGGGCTGGCGTTGCCGACCGGGGCCGAGTCGGAGGCGGAGTACCTCGACCTGGAGCTCGTCGAGGGGACGACCGGCGACCTGAACGACGTCGACCTGACGACGCTGCCCGCCCGCCTCTCCGAGGCCCTCCCGGTGGGGGTCGAGGTGTGCGCCGCGGCCGTGATCGAGGACGGCGCGCCCTCGCTGCAGGAGGCAGTCTCGTCGTGCGTGTGGCGCGTCGAGGTCTCCGGCACGGGCCACGACGAGCTGTGCGAGAAGGTGGCGGACGTCATTGCCGCGCCGACGCTGGTCGTCACGCGCACGCGCAAGGGCAATCTCGTGACCGACGACATCCGCCCGGGCATCCTCTCGCTGCGGGTCGTCGACGGCGTCGAGATCGAGTGTGAGCTGGCCACCCAACCGCGAGCCGTGCGACCGGGCGAGCTGGTGCGGGCGATCGACCCCGGCCTCGAGGAGGCATGGGTACGCAGGACCAACCAATGGATCGGGCGCGACGGCGCGCGTGGGGTTCCCCTCGACGCGACGGACGCGCAGCACGTGCGCCTTGCAGGAGCGCGTGCACGGTGA
- a CDS encoding PspA/IM30 family protein, whose protein sequence is MFKTLRRWWKYIGAKLNMSLSERADPKVQLEQAIMEAQDQHRRLTEQAANVIANQKQAEMRLNRSMEELEKVNRSARQAVLMADDATKSNDEKKALEYSQAAESFANRLITVEKEVESLKSLVVQSTQAADQAKAAVASNSVALQRKLSERQKLLSQLDQAKMQEQVNSAMASLNEAVGQDVPTLEEVRLKIEGRYAKALGHSELAGQSVENRMLEVEQASMHNEAQARLAEIRSQLGLTAAPEPEPATAPLEQKTPDEGAAGTAASPSP, encoded by the coding sequence ATGTTCAAGACTCTCAGGCGCTGGTGGAAGTACATCGGGGCCAAGCTCAACATGTCGCTCAGCGAGCGGGCCGACCCGAAGGTGCAGCTCGAGCAGGCGATCATGGAGGCACAGGACCAGCACCGGCGGCTCACCGAGCAGGCGGCCAACGTCATCGCCAATCAGAAGCAGGCGGAGATGCGCCTGAACCGGTCGATGGAGGAGCTGGAGAAGGTCAACCGCTCTGCCCGTCAGGCCGTGCTCATGGCCGACGACGCCACCAAGTCGAACGACGAGAAGAAGGCGCTCGAGTACTCGCAGGCCGCCGAGTCGTTCGCCAACCGGCTCATCACGGTGGAGAAGGAGGTCGAGTCGCTGAAGTCGTTGGTCGTGCAGTCGACGCAAGCGGCCGATCAGGCCAAGGCCGCGGTCGCCTCCAACTCGGTGGCGCTGCAACGCAAGCTGTCGGAGCGTCAGAAGCTGCTGAGCCAGCTCGACCAGGCCAAGATGCAAGAGCAGGTCAACAGTGCGATGGCGTCGCTCAACGAGGCGGTGGGCCAGGACGTGCCCACCCTTGAGGAGGTGCGCCTGAAGATCGAGGGTCGCTACGCCAAGGCCCTCGGGCACTCCGAGCTGGCGGGCCAGTCCGTCGAGAACCGCATGCTCGAGGTGGAGCAGGCCTCCATGCACAACGAGGCCCAGGCCCGCCTGGCCGAGATCCGCTCGCAGCTGGGGCTCACCGCGGCCCCCGAGCCCGAGCCGGCCACCGCTCCGCTCGAGCAGAAGACGCCCGACGAGGGCGCCGCGGGCACCGCCGCGTCACCGTCGCCCTAG